The Bos javanicus breed banteng chromosome 18, ARS-OSU_banteng_1.0, whole genome shotgun sequence genome has a segment encoding these proteins:
- the MVD gene encoding diphosphomevalonate decarboxylase: protein MASEKPIVVVTCTAPVNIAVVKYWGKRDEELILPINSSLSVTLHQDQLKTTTTAAISRDFTEDRIWLNGREEDMGHPRLQACLREIRRLARKRRSDGHEDPLPLSLSYKVHVASENNFPTAAGLASSAAGYACLAYTLARVYGVDSDLSEVARRGSGSACRSLYGGFVEWQMGERPDGKDSVARQVAPESHWPELRVLILVVSAERKPMGSTAGMQTSVETSALLKFRAEALVPPRMAEMTRCIRERNFQAFGQLTMKDSNQFHATCLDTFPPISYLSDTSRRIIQLVHRFNAHHGQTKVAYTFDAGPNAVVFTLDDTVAEFVAAVRHSFPPESNGDKFLKGLPVEPVLLSDELKAALGMDPVPGSIRYIIATQVGPGPQVLDDPGAHLLGPDGLPKPAA, encoded by the exons ATGGCCTCAGAGAAGCCGATCGTGGTGGTGACTTGCACCGCGCCCGTCAACATCGCTGTCGTCAAGTACT GGGGAAAGCGAGATGAGGAGCTGATCCTGCCCATCAATTCCTCTCTGAGCGTCACATTGCACCAGGATCAG TTGAAAACCACCACGACGGCCGCCATCAGCAGGGACTTCACAGAGGACCGGATTTGGCTGAATGGCCGGGAGGAGGATATGGGGCACCCTCGCCTCCAGGCCTGCCTGAGGGAGA TCCGCCGCCTGGCCCGTAAGCGGAGGAGCGACGGCCATGAAGACCCACTGCCTCTCAGCCTCAGCTACAAGGTTCATGTGGCCTCGGAGAACAACTTCCCCACGGCTGCAGGCCTGGCCTCCTCGGCTGCAGGCTATGCCTGCTTAG CCTACACCCTGGCCCGGGTCTATGGGGTGGACAGCGATCTGTCGGAAGTGGCCCGCAGGGGCTCAGGCAGCGCCTGCCGCAGCCTGTACGGTGGCTTTGTGGAGTGGCAGATGGGTGAGCGCCCTGATGGGAAGGACAGCGTCGCCCGTCAGGTGGCCCCCGAGTCACACTGGCCGGAGCTCCGAGTCCTGATCCTCGTG GTGAGCGCTGAGAGGAAGCCGATGGGCAGCACGGCAGGCATGCAGACCAGCGTGGAGACCAGTGCCCTGCTCAAG TTCCGGGCAGAGGCACTGGTGCCGCCGCGCATGGCCGAGATGACCCGCTGCATCAGGGAGCGCAACTTCCAGGCCTTTGGCCAGCTGACCATGAAGGACAGCAACCAGTTCCACGCCACCTGCCTGGACACCTTCCCGCCCATCTCCTACCTCAGTGACACATCCCGGCGCATCATCCAGCTGGTGCACCGCTTCAACGCTCACCATGGGCAGACCAAG GTGGCGTACACTTTTGATGCGGGTCCCAACGCTGTGGTCTTCACTCTGGATGACACCGTGGCTGAGTTTGTGGCTGCCGTGAGGCACAGCTTCCCCCCTGAGTCGAACGGAGACAA GTTTCTGAAGGGGCTGCCCGTGGAGCCCGTCCTGCTCTCAGATGAGCTTAAAGCTGCGCTGGGCATGGACCCCGTCCCTGGCAGCATCAGATACATCATTGCCACCCAG GTGGGACCCGGGCCTCAGGTCCTGGATGACCCTGGTGCTCATCTCCTGGGTCCTGACGGTCTGCCAAAGCCAGCTGCCTGA